From a region of the Fischerella sp. JS2 genome:
- a CDS encoding DUF561 domain-containing protein gives MTMHPTLQRAFANRCALKVISGLNNFDADRVAATVRAAHYGGATFIDIAADPNLVKLAKSLTDLPICVSAVDPEKFLLAVAAGADLIEIGNFDAFYAQGRRFEAEEVLALTCQTRALLPEITLSVTVPHILTLDLQVQLAEELVKAGANIIQTEGGTSSNPTHAGTLGLIEKAAPTLAAAYEIARVVSIPVLCASGISNVTVPLAIAAGAAGVGVGSAINQLNSEVAMIAAIRGLVEALGTSVEVRG, from the coding sequence ATGACGATGCATCCAACTCTCCAACGTGCATTTGCTAACCGTTGCGCCCTCAAAGTTATCAGTGGTTTAAATAATTTTGATGCTGACCGTGTGGCGGCGACTGTGAGAGCAGCACACTACGGTGGTGCTACTTTTATTGATATCGCTGCTGATCCTAATTTAGTAAAATTAGCTAAAAGCTTGACTGATTTACCTATTTGTGTATCTGCGGTAGATCCAGAAAAGTTCTTGTTAGCTGTAGCTGCTGGTGCGGATTTAATTGAAATTGGAAATTTTGATGCTTTCTACGCTCAAGGTCGTAGATTTGAGGCTGAGGAAGTTTTGGCACTCACTTGCCAAACCCGCGCCTTGCTACCAGAAATTACGCTTTCTGTAACAGTTCCTCACATTCTGACACTGGACTTACAGGTACAACTGGCTGAGGAATTGGTGAAAGCTGGTGCTAATATCATCCAAACCGAAGGTGGTACTAGCAGCAACCCTACTCATGCTGGTACATTGGGTTTGATTGAAAAAGCCGCTCCTACATTGGCAGCAGCTTACGAAATTGCTCGTGTGGTATCTATACCAGTACTGTGTGCTTCCGGAATTTCTAACGTTACTGTACCCTTAGCGATCGCTGCTGGTGCTGCTGGCGTTGGTGTCGGTTCTGCCATCAACCAACTCAACAGTGAAGTTGCCATGATTGCGGCTATACGTGGTTTAGTTGAGGCTTTGGGAACGAGTGTAGAGGTGAGAGGGTAG
- a CDS encoding ABC transporter permease, translating into MQELVKLDLVDLASATALIAVVIGLSVWENLGLELNLVLATGRTILQLVVLGYVLDFIFAFDNAWAVVAFLALLLTITAIVARNRITQKIPQVLPLVWGSILFSTTVVILYTNFVIIQPNRWYEPQYVIPLAGIILGNAMNAAAIAGERLVNTINNSHIEIETHLSLGATPQQAIAQYRKDAIRAGLIPTVNQMMIIGLVTIPGFVAGQLLSGVNALDAASYQIVIMFMTVFANLLTIILLTRGLSRLFFNSAAQLVR; encoded by the coding sequence ATGCAAGAACTGGTGAAATTAGATTTGGTTGATTTGGCTAGTGCTACAGCATTGATAGCTGTAGTCATTGGTTTATCTGTTTGGGAAAATCTCGGACTAGAACTCAACTTAGTTCTGGCGACTGGGAGAACCATCCTACAACTAGTGGTATTAGGATACGTTTTAGATTTCATCTTTGCTTTTGACAATGCTTGGGCAGTTGTGGCGTTTTTAGCATTATTGCTGACAATTACGGCGATTGTCGCAAGAAATCGCATCACTCAAAAAATACCGCAAGTTCTGCCTCTGGTGTGGGGTTCTATTTTATTTAGTACAACTGTGGTTATACTTTATACTAATTTTGTAATTATTCAGCCAAATAGATGGTACGAACCACAGTACGTAATTCCTCTGGCGGGAATAATATTGGGTAATGCGATGAATGCAGCTGCGATCGCTGGAGAACGTCTTGTCAATACCATCAATAATAGTCACATCGAAATCGAAACTCATTTAAGTTTAGGTGCAACTCCCCAGCAAGCGATCGCTCAGTATCGCAAAGACGCCATTCGTGCTGGTTTAATTCCTACTGTTAACCAAATGATGATTATTGGTTTAGTGACAATACCAGGATTTGTTGCTGGACAGCTATTGAGCGGTGTCAATGCCCTTGATGCTGCTTCCTACCAAATTGTAATTATGTTTATGACTGTCTTTGCCAACTTGTTGACAATCATTTTGTTAACTAGGGGGTTGAGTCGGCTGTTTTTTAACTCCGCCGCGCAGTTGGTTAGGTGA
- a CDS encoding rubredoxin, whose protein sequence is MSEQAVENPLLDRYECRACGYVYEPTKGDEKHDIAPGTPFAELPLTWRCPVCSAKKNAFTNVGPAGKASGFQENLGYGFGVNNLTPTQKSILIFGGLALAVLFFLSLYGLK, encoded by the coding sequence ATGAGCGAACAAGCTGTTGAAAATCCGCTTTTAGACCGCTATGAGTGTCGTGCCTGCGGTTATGTTTACGAACCTACCAAAGGGGACGAAAAACATGACATTGCCCCAGGCACACCTTTTGCAGAACTGCCGCTAACTTGGCGTTGTCCGGTTTGTAGTGCCAAGAAGAACGCTTTTACCAATGTCGGCCCTGCGGGTAAAGCTTCTGGATTTCAAGAAAATCTCGGTTATGGTTTCGGTGTCAATAACTTGACCCCCACTCAAAAAAGTATTCTGATTTTTGGTGGTTTAGCTCTTGCTGTCTTGTTTTTCCTCAGTCTTTATGGCTTAAAATAG
- a CDS encoding photosynthesis system II assembly factor Ycf48: MKIWHKLIALFAVVLICVGCSKVPSTSYNPWEVISVDTDAKLLDIAFTGNPRHGFLVGSDATLLETKDGGQTWQPIKLQLDEGKYRFNSVSFKGQEGWIVGEPALLLHSTDEGKSWLRIPLSEKLPGNPISIIAQGGNSAEMATDVGAIYKTTDGGQNWKAQVEEAVGVVRNLERSADGKYVAVSAKGNFYSTWQPGQNAWVPHNRNSSRRVENMGFGENGQLWMLARGGQIQFSETADAEKWLEAQNPELATSWGLLDLAYRTPDEIWVSGGSGNLLRSPDGGKTWEKDRDVEGIPANFYKIVFFSPEQGFVIGDRGYLLKYQPDIATATKSDAA; the protein is encoded by the coding sequence ATGAAAATTTGGCACAAACTAATTGCCCTATTTGCAGTTGTTCTAATATGTGTCGGTTGTAGTAAGGTTCCTTCTACAAGTTACAACCCTTGGGAGGTAATTTCTGTAGACACAGATGCCAAATTGTTGGACATTGCTTTTACTGGGAATCCCCGGCATGGTTTCTTGGTAGGTAGTGACGCTACTCTTTTGGAAACTAAAGATGGTGGTCAAACTTGGCAACCTATCAAACTGCAATTAGATGAGGGCAAATACCGCTTTAACTCTGTCAGTTTTAAAGGGCAAGAAGGCTGGATTGTTGGTGAACCTGCTTTGTTGCTGCATAGTACTGATGAGGGTAAATCGTGGTTGCGAATTCCTTTGAGTGAAAAGTTACCTGGGAACCCGATTAGTATTATTGCCCAAGGAGGAAATTCCGCAGAAATGGCAACCGATGTCGGGGCAATATACAAAACTACAGACGGTGGTCAAAATTGGAAGGCCCAGGTAGAAGAAGCAGTCGGTGTGGTTCGCAATCTGGAACGTTCTGCCGACGGTAAATATGTTGCTGTTTCCGCCAAAGGAAATTTCTACTCGACTTGGCAACCTGGGCAAAATGCATGGGTTCCTCATAACCGCAATAGTTCTCGACGGGTAGAGAATATGGGCTTTGGTGAAAATGGCCAGTTGTGGATGCTAGCGCGAGGAGGTCAGATACAGTTTAGCGAAACTGCTGATGCCGAGAAATGGCTAGAGGCACAAAATCCAGAACTAGCTACTAGTTGGGGCTTGCTTGATTTGGCCTATCGCACACCAGATGAAATTTGGGTTAGTGGTGGTAGCGGTAATTTGTTACGCAGTCCTGATGGTGGTAAAACCTGGGAAAAAGACCGCGATGTAGAAGGAATTCCTGCTAATTTTTATAAGATTGTTTTCTTTTCACCTGAGCAGGGATTTGTAATAGGCGATCGCGGTTATTTACTAAAGTATCAACCAGATATTGCCACTGCTACTAAATCTGATGCTGCTTAG
- a CDS encoding DegT/DnrJ/EryC1/StrS family aminotransferase, with product MVQSQNSIPAFDIKQQYASIAAEVSTAVLEVLTSGRYIGGPVVESFERQFAAYNGVNECVGCNSGTDALYLALRAFNIGADDEVITTPFTFIATSEVINAVGAKPVFVDIDATTFNLDLEQLAAAITPKTKAIIPVHLFGQPVDMTALMSIANTHNLIVIEDCAQSTGATWNNQRVGSIGHIGCFSFYPTKNLGGCGDGGAITTNDPEIAAKLRVLKEHGQKHRYIHEEIGVNSRLDAIQAAILQIKLRYLDTWNRKRQAIASRYQQFLNQVPGIIPPQELNGGKGVWNQYTIRVLNKQRDRVRNQLQERGVNTMIYYPRPLHLQPVYESLNYQPGQLPVSEQASQEVLSLPMFPELAEEQQDQVIYSLKDCLG from the coding sequence ATGGTTCAAAGTCAAAATTCCATCCCTGCATTTGATATCAAACAGCAATATGCCTCCATTGCAGCAGAAGTGAGTACTGCGGTTTTAGAGGTTTTAACATCTGGTCGTTATATTGGTGGGCCAGTGGTTGAAAGCTTCGAGCGACAGTTTGCTGCCTATAATGGTGTGAATGAATGTGTAGGCTGTAATTCTGGTACAGATGCACTTTATTTAGCACTTAGGGCTTTTAATATTGGTGCAGACGATGAGGTAATTACAACACCTTTCACTTTTATTGCCACATCTGAGGTGATCAATGCTGTAGGGGCAAAACCAGTGTTTGTTGATATCGATGCAACCACTTTTAATTTAGATTTAGAGCAACTAGCAGCAGCTATCACACCAAAAACTAAAGCCATTATCCCAGTTCACTTATTTGGACAACCTGTAGATATGACTGCATTGATGAGTATTGCCAATACTCACAATCTTATAGTCATTGAAGATTGCGCCCAATCTACAGGCGCAACTTGGAATAACCAAAGAGTAGGAAGTATAGGACATATCGGCTGTTTTAGCTTCTACCCTACCAAAAATCTCGGTGGTTGCGGTGATGGCGGAGCGATAACGACAAATGATCCAGAAATTGCTGCTAAATTAAGGGTATTAAAAGAGCATGGTCAAAAACATCGCTACATCCACGAAGAGATAGGTGTGAACAGCCGTTTGGATGCCATCCAAGCGGCTATTTTACAAATCAAGCTGCGTTATTTGGATACTTGGAATCGAAAAAGGCAGGCGATCGCATCTCGTTATCAACAATTTCTCAATCAAGTTCCCGGTATAATTCCACCACAAGAATTAAATGGTGGCAAAGGAGTTTGGAACCAATACACCATTCGCGTACTTAACAAACAAAGAGACCGGGTACGTAACCAACTGCAAGAACGGGGCGTAAATACAATGATTTACTATCCCCGTCCTCTACATTTACAACCAGTTTACGAAAGTTTGAACTATCAACCAGGGCAGTTGCCAGTATCCGAACAAGCATCGCAAGAGGTTTTATCCTTACCCATGTTCCCAGAACTTGCCGAGGAACAACAAGATCAGGTGATTTATAGCCTTAAGGATTGTTTGGGGTAG
- the psbE gene encoding cytochrome b559 subunit alpha: MSGSTGERPFSDIITSVRYWVIHSITIPALFIAGWLFVSTGLAYDVFGTPRPNEYYPQPRQELPIVNNRYEAKQQVEEFTGK, encoded by the coding sequence ATGTCAGGAAGTACTGGAGAACGTCCGTTTTCGGATATTATTACCAGCGTTCGCTATTGGGTAATTCATAGTATTACCATTCCAGCATTATTTATTGCAGGTTGGTTATTCGTCAGCACTGGTTTGGCATACGATGTGTTTGGCACACCTCGCCCCAACGAGTATTATCCACAACCACGGCAAGAATTGCCGATTGTGAATAACCGTTATGAAGCAAAACAACAAGTTGAAGAATTTACTGGCAAGTAG
- a CDS encoding HEAT repeat domain-containing protein has protein sequence MICTDSLTKQASKTPLVALKLAVLCLMLLLLWTSNSWAQIPTDIKIAPIIEKLIDNNARVRLEAHDALVSIGSLAVPALIEVLKNPDCNIPWRAAWVLGDMASEANAAVDALAEALQDEDAQVRMYAALALGEIGKAAKPAVPPLMAALQDREEYVRIYTASALRRLGTEAKVAVPSLINALKDKNPRVRKNAALALGVIGSEATSAVGDVISLLQDNEYYVRYGAVKGLAGIIGGYQDIADNLPSTKLTKVISDFEKVLKILEDNQDKFTELDTAKIRRPLEALKAEKETRLFDRVVEWLLKHKLRLGIAAYISLLPSLWLILLRVAPLWLLKLNNALKPYTDFSLPFISINVPLRYVLFVGWFHYHPRVLDA, from the coding sequence GTGATTTGCACCGATTCACTAACCAAGCAAGCCAGCAAAACACCTTTGGTAGCGCTCAAGCTGGCTGTATTGTGTCTGATGTTACTGTTATTGTGGACTAGTAACAGTTGGGCGCAAATTCCGACTGACATAAAGATTGCTCCCATTATTGAAAAGTTAATCGATAATAATGCCCGCGTCCGTTTAGAGGCACATGATGCCTTGGTAAGTATTGGTTCACTAGCAGTACCAGCACTAATAGAGGTTTTGAAAAATCCCGATTGCAATATTCCCTGGCGTGCAGCTTGGGTGTTGGGTGATATGGCTTCGGAAGCTAATGCTGCGGTGGATGCTTTAGCTGAAGCTTTACAGGATGAAGATGCCCAAGTGCGAATGTATGCGGCTTTGGCTTTAGGTGAAATTGGTAAAGCAGCTAAACCCGCAGTTCCTCCCTTAATGGCAGCTTTGCAAGATCGGGAAGAATATGTCCGAATTTATACGGCTTCGGCGTTGAGACGATTGGGAACAGAAGCAAAAGTTGCTGTTCCTTCCCTAATTAATGCCTTAAAAGATAAAAATCCCAGAGTCCGCAAAAATGCAGCCCTTGCTTTGGGTGTAATAGGGAGTGAAGCGACATCTGCGGTTGGGGATGTAATTTCTCTGTTGCAAGATAATGAATATTACGTCAGATATGGAGCAGTTAAAGGGTTAGCTGGTATAATCGGCGGCTACCAGGATATAGCTGATAATTTGCCCAGCACCAAATTAACCAAAGTTATCTCTGACTTTGAAAAAGTTCTGAAAATTCTCGAAGATAACCAAGATAAATTTACTGAGTTAGATACTGCTAAGATTCGTCGTCCCCTAGAAGCACTAAAAGCAGAAAAAGAAACTCGCTTATTTGATAGGGTCGTGGAATGGTTACTCAAGCATAAACTGCGGTTGGGAATTGCAGCTTATATCAGCTTGCTGCCTTCTCTGTGGCTGATTTTGCTGCGAGTAGCGCCTTTGTGGCTGTTGAAACTCAATAATGCCCTCAAACCTTACACAGATTTTTCTCTACCTTTTATTAGCATTAATGTACCTTTGCGCTATGTGCTATTTGTCGGGTGGTTTCATTATCATCCCAGAGTCTTGGATGCCTGA
- a CDS encoding nuclear transport factor 2 family protein, giving the protein MKTDKLRINQLSPKTYEWYLACLQAIDTKNVEVYGAFLADDCVMQSNNNSPVRGKSAILQGLSDYWTTFDSLEHDLLNIYGSDSSFVLEALNHYKRNDGRFVTVGAVAITDRNEAESVISIRFYTDTTPLFAATTESLAKSAIALPQKIDNIILNFPKSPNAAL; this is encoded by the coding sequence GTGAAAACCGACAAGCTTAGAATCAATCAGCTTTCACCCAAGACCTATGAGTGGTATCTTGCCTGCTTGCAGGCTATTGACACCAAAAATGTTGAAGTATACGGCGCTTTCCTGGCAGATGATTGTGTCATGCAATCTAACAATAATTCTCCTGTTCGGGGTAAATCTGCTATTTTGCAGGGTCTTTCTGATTACTGGACTACCTTTGATAGCTTGGAACACGACTTACTGAACATTTATGGTAGTGATTCGTCTTTTGTCCTTGAAGCCTTAAATCATTACAAACGTAACGATGGAAGGTTCGTAACAGTTGGGGCGGTAGCCATCACTGACCGAAACGAAGCAGAAAGCGTGATTTCTATCAGGTTTTACACAGATACAACACCCCTGTTTGCAGCCACTACCGAATCCCTCGCTAAGAGTGCGATCGCACTTCCTCAAAAAATCGACAACATCATTCTCAATTTTCCGAAATCGCCCAACGCTGCACTGTAG
- a CDS encoding photosystem II reaction center protein J has translation MSGSGRIPLWIVATIAGLGVITVVGIFFYGAYAGLGSSV, from the coding sequence GTGTCTGGAAGTGGGAGAATTCCTCTGTGGATTGTTGCTACAATCGCAGGATTAGGTGTTATTACTGTTGTAGGTATTTTCTTCTATGGAGCCTACGCTGGACTAGGTTCTTCTGTCTAA
- the psbF gene encoding cytochrome b559 subunit beta, whose protein sequence is MNTTDNQPIQYPIFTVRWLAVHTLAVPTVFFLGAIAAMQFIQR, encoded by the coding sequence ATGAATACAACTGATAATCAACCGATACAATACCCAATTTTTACCGTCAGATGGCTGGCAGTTCATACCCTAGCTGTGCCTACTGTTTTCTTTTTGGGCGCGATCGCCGCAATGCAGTTTATTCAACGCTAG
- a CDS encoding CoA-binding protein, with amino-acid sequence MNLTPDSKVIIQGFSEFISATHVDQMIAYGTNLVAGVNPGCGGQKIYGLPVFDLVEEVIDRYGLIDTTIICVHPYEVLDAALEAIASGIRQIMIISPGVPPLDMVNLLRKAEATETLVVGPNSPGIIVPGRILLGTQPSEFYTPGHIGILSRSTTLTYEVARELTTAGLGQSISVSIGSDAIVGSSFIQWLQIFDEDDSTEAIVLVGQPGGGREEAAARYIAEAIDKPVVAYIAGTQAPPARHWRQTGTLAAVIGRHPDFGTAKSKLAAFSEVKVPVAERPSMIPELVKKVIK; translated from the coding sequence ATGAACTTAACGCCAGACAGCAAAGTTATAATCCAAGGCTTTAGTGAATTTATTTCAGCTACTCATGTTGACCAAATGATAGCTTATGGTACGAATTTAGTAGCAGGGGTAAATCCTGGATGTGGTGGTCAAAAAATCTATGGTCTACCAGTATTTGATCTAGTGGAAGAAGTGATAGATAGATATGGATTAATTGATACTACAATTATCTGTGTACACCCTTACGAAGTTTTAGATGCGGCATTAGAAGCGATCGCATCTGGTATTCGCCAAATAATGATCATTTCTCCTGGTGTACCACCATTAGACATGGTAAACCTACTACGTAAAGCCGAAGCCACAGAAACATTGGTAGTAGGACCCAATAGCCCCGGCATTATTGTACCTGGTCGAATTCTTTTAGGTACTCAACCAAGTGAATTTTATACACCTGGTCATATAGGAATCCTCAGTCGTAGCACTACCCTTACCTATGAAGTAGCCAGAGAACTAACCACAGCTGGTTTAGGACAATCAATCAGTGTCAGTATTGGTAGTGATGCGATCGTTGGTTCATCATTTATCCAATGGCTGCAAATTTTTGACGAAGATGATTCCACAGAGGCAATTGTACTAGTTGGTCAACCGGGTGGTGGTCGAGAAGAAGCAGCAGCACGTTACATTGCTGAAGCCATTGATAAACCAGTAGTTGCCTATATTGCAGGTACACAAGCACCACCAGCCAGACACTGGCGTCAGACAGGAACACTAGCAGCAGTAATTGGACGTCATCCAGACTTTGGGACAGCAAAAAGCAAATTAGCTGCATTTTCAGAAGTCAAAGTCCCAGTAGCGGAACGTCCTTCTATGATTCCAGAATTAGTCAAGAAGGTAATCAAATAG
- the psb34 gene encoding photosystem II assembly protein Psb34 produces the protein MYTTVNEDGVLNNYATEPKMYYAQYPAIWEQRKYVIQAVFASLIVTTLVLVAFSVS, from the coding sequence ATGTATACCACTGTTAATGAAGACGGCGTTCTCAACAACTATGCAACTGAACCCAAGATGTACTATGCCCAGTACCCTGCGATTTGGGAACAACGCAAATACGTTATCCAAGCTGTTTTTGCTTCTTTAATTGTCACTACTCTAGTTCTGGTTGCTTTTAGTGTTAGCTAA
- a CDS encoding photosystem II reaction center protein L, which translates to MERSPNPNNQPVELNRTSLYLGLLLVFVLGILFSSYFFN; encoded by the coding sequence ATGGAAAGAAGCCCCAACCCCAACAATCAACCGGTTGAACTGAACCGGACTTCACTTTACCTGGGACTCCTACTGGTTTTTGTTCTAGGGATTCTGTTTTCCAGTTATTTCTTTAACTAA
- a CDS encoding succinate--CoA ligase subunit beta: MELLEYQVKEWFRTIGIPVLPSQKIDHPTDLKRLKIRYPIVLKSQVHAGERAKAGGVRFAETTIDAIAAAQNIFNLPILGELPEVLLAEAKYNAEQEFFLAVVLDTAVCRPILLGCKEADIDWESAGKKMQHVVVEQEFSPFYARRLALKMGLQGALMQTVSKIVEKMYQLFIEKDLDLVEINPLGVDASGQVMALNGNVSVNERAIARHPDIAEMARKMVNRHSSAEFNKRLSEWDAVELHGKIGILGNGTGSVLATLDLVVNAGGKPGICLNLRHAFPTDTLPSTFRDRLDRTLDILAVDKSIQVILINFLGSVPQGAEVAEVIANFVQHNKNESKTQTLRSNGNKSRRETYLPRLVVRLAGSEFDAARKYLTTLKVSSDASIVVVENLDEAVTQAVNLAKATAHKRF; the protein is encoded by the coding sequence ATGGAATTGCTAGAGTATCAAGTCAAAGAGTGGTTTCGGACAATAGGCATTCCTGTATTGCCTTCTCAAAAAATAGACCATCCCACGGATTTAAAAAGATTAAAAATTCGCTACCCAATTGTACTGAAATCTCAAGTACATGCAGGAGAACGAGCAAAAGCAGGCGGAGTCCGATTTGCTGAAACAACTATAGATGCTATTGCTGCTGCACAAAATATTTTTAATCTACCAATTTTGGGTGAATTACCAGAAGTGTTGTTGGCAGAAGCTAAGTATAATGCCGAACAAGAATTTTTTCTAGCGGTAGTTTTAGATACTGCTGTTTGTCGACCGATACTTTTAGGTTGTAAAGAAGCAGATATTGATTGGGAATCTGCTGGCAAAAAAATGCAACACGTGGTGGTGGAACAGGAATTTTCCCCGTTTTATGCACGCCGCCTAGCTTTGAAAATGGGGTTACAAGGTGCGTTAATGCAGACGGTAAGCAAAATAGTTGAGAAAATGTACCAGTTATTTATAGAAAAAGATTTAGATTTGGTAGAAATTAATCCTTTAGGGGTGGATGCTTCTGGTCAAGTGATGGCTCTCAATGGTAATGTTAGCGTCAACGAAAGAGCGATCGCTCGTCACCCGGATATTGCTGAGATGGCGAGAAAAATGGTTAATCGTCATAGCAGTGCAGAATTTAACAAGAGATTAAGCGAATGGGATGCAGTAGAACTACATGGTAAAATCGGCATTTTAGGCAATGGAACTGGTTCGGTATTGGCTACTTTAGATTTAGTAGTAAATGCGGGTGGTAAACCAGGTATTTGTTTGAATCTGCGTCACGCTTTCCCGACAGATACTTTACCAAGTACTTTTCGCGATCGCTTAGATAGAACTCTAGATATTTTAGCTGTTGATAAAAGTATTCAAGTTATACTGATCAACTTTTTAGGTAGTGTTCCTCAAGGTGCAGAAGTAGCCGAAGTAATTGCTAATTTTGTGCAGCATAATAAAAATGAATCCAAAACACAAACTTTACGTTCTAACGGAAACAAAAGCCGTCGCGAAACCTACTTACCACGCTTAGTTGTTCGTCTTGCTGGTTCTGAATTTGATGCAGCCAGAAAATATTTAACAACATTAAAAGTTTCTAGCGATGCATCTATAGTAGTAGTAGAAAATTTAGATGAAGCAGTAACACAAGCAGTTAATCTTGCCAAAGCTACTGCTCATAAAAGGTTTTGA